The DNA region CGGAATGACCTTTAACGGAATTTATCTCGGGAACTTCGGACAAATGTCTGCCTTTTCATTTCACGAAACCAAGAACATTCATTGCGGAGAGGGTGGATGCCTGATCGTTAATTCACCGGATTTGGTGGAGCGTGCCGAGATTCTTTGGGAAAAAGGCACCAACAGGGTAGCTTTTGGCAGGGGAGAAGCCGACAGTTATGAATGGAAGGATTTAGGTTCTTCCTTTCTTCCTTCCGAGATTTCTGCCGCATTTTTATATGCTCAGCTTCTTCATTTTGATGAAATTCAGCATGCCCGGCATAGCGTCAGGCAGAAATATATTTCACTGTTGCAGCCATTAGCAGAAAAGGGGAACATCAGCCTGCCGGAAACGGAGCCAAATGCCGGATTTTTTTATCTGTTAGCCGGCAACAGGGAAGAAAGAGACGCTCTGTTGAAATATTTGAACGGACAGGGTATTCAGTCGGTATTTCACTATCTGCCATTGCATAAAAGCAGCTTTGCCGTTCAGACCTATGGAGACAGCTATCTGCCGGCAGCCAGTCGGTATGCCGATTGTATTATACGCTTACCTTTCTTTAATGAATTGAAAGATAACGAGATAGAGTATTGTTGTGAAAAGATTTCCGCTTTCTTTTCCTGAATCACTCAGTACAGTTTCTGACGCTTGATCAGAAAGTTTTGAAGCACCTGAAAATACCCGTCATGAATATCTGCTTCGATCATATCAATCTGATACTGAAGGCATTTAACAGCCAGTTTGTTTTTGAGTTCCTGAATATGTTTTCTGTAAATTTCCCTGTATTCGTCAGGGAACAAATCAACTTTCTGATCGGTTTCCATGTCTGTGAAGCGGAAAGGACGGTTTTCAAAGTCGAACTCAATTTCTTTCCGTTTATCGGTAACATGGAAAAGGATGATCTCATGCTTTTTGAATTTCAGATGTTGAAGGCCTGAAAAATAATCTTTTTCATTTGTCTGATTTTCAAACATATCGCTGAAAATAATCACCATCGAACGCTTGTGAATGGTTTCAGCTATCTGATGAAGTACTTCGGCAGTGGAGGTTGTGCGGTTGAGTTCAAACCCGGAGACCTTGTTTTGCAGGCTGTTGAAAAGCAGTTGAAGATGGGCGTAGCTGGAGCGGGCAGGGTAATGTTCATCAATTTTGTCGCTATATAAAGTAAGTCCGGTTGCATCACGTTGATTACGAAGCATATACAATAGTGAGGCGGCTGCATAAGCCGAAAAGGTAAACTTATTGTATTCAGGAGCCGGATAAAACATGGAAGATGACATATCGATGACGATCTGACAACGAAGGTTGGTTTCTTCTTCATATTTTTTGACAAAAAGCTTATCGGTTCTGCCATAAAGTTTCCAATCGATATGCCGGGTTGATTCTCCCGGATTGTATTGCCTGTGCTCTGCAAATTCAACAGAAAAGCCATGAAAAGGGGACTTGTGAAGGCCTGTAATGAAACCTTCCACCACATAACGGGCAATAAGCTCAAGCTTGCCCAGATGTTGCATCAGGGCAATATCGAAATAGCCGTTTTTGACCGGCTTGGGTGTCATTTTATTTTACAAATAGGGTTGAAGCTTGCTCATCAGCATCGGCTTGGGAACTGCTCCGACTATCTTGTCAACTACTTCTCCGTTTTTGAAAACCAGCAGGGTAGGGATGTTGCGGATGCCGTATTTTCCGGCTATCTGATTCTCATTGTCAACATTTACTTTTCCTACTTTCAGCTGTCCCTGCAGCTCCGTAGCCAAAGAATCGACTATGGGAGAAATCATTCTGCATGGTCCGCACCATTCAGCCCAGAAATCGACCAAAACAGGAATTTCGGATTTAATTACCTCGTTTTCAAAATTTGCAGATGTTAATTCTAATGCCATTATTGTAAACTTTTTTGTTTGAAGAAATCTGTTTTAATCAAATCAAATGCCATATAATTCTAATTGATGGTATATGTCAGATGTTCAATTTTTTCAAGTTCACTGAAAAATTCATTGGAAGCATCAATCCTGAGCTTTTCAGGGCTGAGTTCCAGTTTTATCAGGGAATTGTTGCCGTTCATTGCATTAAAAACAAAGACAACCTGAAATTTCCCCGGAAATTGTTTGAATAATTCAGTGATTTTTTGTGTGAGTTGCGGGGTCAATGCAGCCAGATAAACGAAAATATTGATTTTCTTAAGCATTTTTTCCCTGACATCGCTCAGCAGCATAATTTCTGAAATATCGTAATACAGGGCTATCTGCTCTTTGCGTTGCTTTACCATTCCCTGAAGAAATATTTTGGTCCCGGGTTGAATTAAATGCCTGTATCTCAGGTATTTTTCCTGAAACAGAATAAAGCGCATGCTTCCCGAGAAATCTTCAATTGTAAATGAACCAAAAGGCTCTCCCTTTTTATTGTACCTTTCAGTAAACTCAATCACCATGCCGGCTATTTTAAACACTTTGTTTTTGAAAAGCGCCTGATTTTCGTCAAGATTAACCAGATTGGTATTGACAAAGTGCTGAAATTCAAGTTGATATTCGTTCAGCGGATGTCCTGATATATAAAATCCGGTAACTTCTTTCTCTTTGACAAGGACTTTTGTCAGTGGCCATGGTTCGCAGTCGGGTGGAAGCGGTTTTTGAATGCTGACAATTTCCTGTTCACCGAAAAGTGTCATCTGAGAAACATTTTTAAGCTCTTTGGTTTTCTGTCCATAGCGTATCAGCCGGTCGATGAAGGTAGTGTCGTCATTGTCTTCCGTGTGAAAATATTGTGCGCGGTGAATTTTGCCAAAGGAATCGAAAGCTCCTGCCAGTGCAAGGCTTTCAAAGGTCTTCCTGTTTACGGTTCGTAAATTTATTCTGGAGGCAAAATCATAAATATCCCTGAATGGTCCGTTTTCATTTCTTTCCTGAACGATGGATTCAACTGCGGCTTCACCCACCCCTTTAACGGCATTGATCCCGAAGCGGATAATGTTATCGGCTACGACTGTAAATTTTGCATCTGATTCGTTGATGTCGGGGCCTAATACTTTGATTGACATCCTGTTGCATTCGGAAATATATTGGTTTAACAGGTCGGTGGTGTTCATGTTGTGGGCAAGGGTGGCTGCCATAAAATGGGCAGGATAATGTGCTTTAAAATAGGCTGTCTGATAGGCCAGTATGGAATATGCAGCTGCATGAGACTTGTTAAATCCATAATTGGCAAAGGTTTCCATGAGTTCAAACAACTTTTCAGCCTTGTGGGCATCAATGCCATGAATTCTTGCTGCACCCTCAATAAACTCCGGTTTCATCTTCATCATGGTATTTTTGTCTTTTTTGCCCATGGCTTTGCGTAAGATGTCGGCATTGCCAAGTGAAAAACCAGCGATGATTCTTGCACATTGCATGATTTGCTCCTGAAAAACAAGGATCCCATACGTGGGTTTCAGCACTTCTTCGAGTGATTCGTGAGGATATGCAACTTTTTCAATCTGATGTTTACGGTTGATGTAGGTAGGTATCTGATCCATGGGGCCCGGGCGGTAAAGTGCATTCATGGCTATCAGATCATCTATGGAATTGGGTTTCAGGTTCTTCAGATTATTTCGCATTCCCTCCGATTCAAACTGGAATATGCCGTTGGTTTGTCCCTGCCTGAAAACATTCATGGTTGCTTCATCATCAAGCGGTATTGCATCGATATCTATTTTTAAACCGAGGTTTTTTTCAATACTGTTGAGTGTGTCTTTAATAATGGTAAGGGTTTTCAGACCAAGGAAATCCATTTTCAGCATGCCGACAAATTCTGCATGCTCGCCTTCATACTGGATGACCATCAGTTCGGAGTCTTTGGCATTACTCAGGGGGACATGCTCTTCAAGCGGGTTCCTTCCGATGATAACGCCACAGGCATGGGTTCCGGTCGAACGGATAGAGCCTTCAAGCTCTTCAGCAAATTTGAGAGTTCTTTGCACTAATGGGTCTCCCTGTTCCCGCTCTTTGCGGAGTTCGGGAGAAGCTGCATAGGCATCTTTCAAAGATTTGATTTCAGCTTTTGCCGGAACGAGTTTGGCCAGCCGGTCGGATTCGTTTAAGGGAAGTTTTAATACTCTGGCTACATCCCTGATTGCCGAACGTGAAGCCATTGAGTTAAAGGTAACGATCTGGGCTACTTTGTCGAAACCATACTTGTCAACCACATATTTAATGACCTTTTCCCTTCCGTAATCGTCAAAATCGACATCGATATCGGGCATGGAAATTCGTTCAGGATTTAAGAAACGCTCAAAAAGTAACTGATAACGTATGGGGTCTATGTTTGTGATTCCCAGACAATAAGCAACAGCTGAACCGGCAGCTGAGCCTCTTCCGGGTCCTACCAGAACGCCCATTTCCCTTGCTTTGTTGATAAAGTCCTGTACAATCAGGAAATAGCCCATGTATCCAGATTTCCTGATCTCGTTCAGTTCATATTCCAGTCTTTCCTTAATTTCATCACTCATGTCGGGATAGCGCCTTTTGGCTCCTTCATAGGTGAGGTAGCGGAGATATTCCATTTCCTCGGAAAAACCTTCCGGTAATGGAAAAACAGGGAGTATGACGGAAGATTTAAGGTCGTAGCTTTCGATTTTTCTGACAATCTCCTGTGTGTTTTCAATGGCTTCGGGAATATCTTCAAAGAGGGTCAGCATTTCTTCCCTTGTCTTGAAATATTCGTTTCCGGTATATTTCATGCCGTCCTTATCGTCCTGGTCTTTTCCCGTGTTGAGCCAGACAAGTATCCGGTGGGCTTCAAAATCTTCTTTGTTGGTAAAATGCACATCGTTGGTGGCTATCAGCTTGATGTTATATTTTTTTCCGAGTCTGATCAGTTCACGGTTGACAATTTCCTGTTCTTCAATGCCATGACGCATCAGCTCGAAGTAGAAATCTTCACCAAAAATGCTCAGGTATTCTTCAATGACTCTTTCGACTTCCCGAATATTGTTTTTAATGATAAGTTTGGGAATTTCACCTCCTAAGCAGGCAGTGGAGGCAATGAGTCCTTCTCCGTATTTTTTTAACAGTTCCTTGTCGATGCGTGGGGTGTAGTAAAAGCCATCACGGAATGCTATTGAGCTGAGCTTGACGAGATTATGGTATCCTTTCAGGTTTTTTGCCAGTAATATCAGATGATAACCGCTTCGGTCTTCTTTCAGGTTTTTGTCTTTGCGAAGATGGGAGTGATGGGCAACATACATTTCACAGCCGATGACGGGCTTTATGTTAAATTGTTTTGCCTGTTTGAAAAAATGAACGACACCATACATATTTCCATGGTCGGTAATGGCCATGGCTTCCATACCATCATCTGCAGCTTTCTTCATCAGTTTGGGAATAAAGGCTGCTCCATCCAATATGGAATATTGCGTATGCAGGTGCAGATGGGTAAATTGCATCATGATTGTTCTTGCTTAAATTAATCCTTGTAAAAGCTTCAGAAAGCTGAATTAATCCATGCCGAAAGTTACGGTATGCCTTTTTTATGATAATGAATTGTTGAAAAATATTGTCCACAGCTCTGTGAGAAAGAACAGAAACATCATGTTTTCAATGACTTACGGGAGTCGGTAACTCAAAAGCTCCAGGTCAGGCCTGCACTGGGTAAAATCGGTAGCTGGTCAACCCTTTTGGCTGTAATCCTGTCGAAATAAAAGATATTGTGGCGGTTATAAACGTTTGCTACACTTACATTTGCTTCGATTGAGTGATTTTCCGTTTTCCAGGTCTTTTTGAGAGAAATATCAAGGCGGTGATAGCTGGGAAGTCGTCCCTGATTGGTTTCGGCATATAAAATACCAAGGCTGCCATTGGTTTTGGTATAATCTTCATTGATACCTCCTGAGAAATCGAGCAATTCGTAAAATCCCTGCGTCTGGGTAAAAGGGAAGCCCGATCCAAAATTCCAGCGGACAGAGATTTCAAAAGGATTTTTATCGCCCAAAATATAATTTCCGAAAATCTGAACATTGTTTCGTCTGTCCCAGTGTGGGGTATAGGTTACGATTCCGTCATAGCGGTTGACATAGCTTAAACCATAGACTATCCAGAGATAAAAGGGCTTTTTGTCGTAAGTATATAGAAAATCAATTCCATAGGCCTCACCATTTTCAATAATAAAGTCAACACGCTGATATTCAGGTTTATGCTGGTATTCGGGGGTGTTGTCAAATATTTTATTCCTGTTGATGTTGGTCAGTTGGTCGAAGTTTTTGTAATAACCTTCAATGTTGATAGAAGAAGATTCATTCAGGTCGATTTCGGCTCCGGCAATGGTATGGGTAGCCATCTGAAGCCGCGTGGTTACTTTTTTTCCGTCAAAATAATTGGGGATGTCATCAGGAGCAGACAAAAAACCATAGAAGAAATTGACCACATCACGGTCGGAGAAGGAAGAGATGAAATTCTGGGAATATCTGCCAGCTGCAAACTTAAAGCGAAGAGTTTCGGTAATATTGTATTTTATCCCGATGCGGGGTTCAAAGGAAGTTTCCTGAAGCGATGCATAATATTGAAGACGGAAACTTGGCAGAATGATCAGGTTTTTATAAATCTTTTTGTATTTGATGAACCCGGAGATATTGGTGGTGTTGTTCTGGTCGTAAATTTTTCTGCCGGCAGAATTATAATATTGCAGTTCGGTTTGAAAACCTGAAAGGTCGAATCCAAAGCGGAGGAGATCTTTCCCGAAATAATAGGAAAACTTCATCCCGCCTTCAAATCCGCCAATGCTGCTGTATCGGGGCTTGTTGTCTGATTCAGTCTGATTAATTCGGTAATAGGAATAGGATAAATGTCCGTCAATAATGGTAAAGGAGCCTGTAGGGACGAGTAAAAACTGGGTGCCTGCGCCAAAGGAATTCCAGTCGTAAACGGTTAAATTTTTAAAATTGACCTTGTCGTTAAAATTAAAGCCAAATATTTTCAGATTGCTGCCATCGGCAGAATTAAGCGTTATTTTGCCATACAGATCGTTAAAAGAATAAGGCATGCCGTTGCTGTCGGCATAAGGATAAAGGTAAGGAGCGGTTTTGTCGAGAAAACTATTTCGATATGTCAGTAAAAAGTTTGAATTTCCTTCATTTTCCCTGAATTTTTTGATAGGGCCGCCCAAGATCATTCTTGCCATAAAAGGACTGAGTCCGGCTTTGCCTGATATTCTGGTTCTGTTTCCATCTATCGTATTGATGTCCATTATTGCTGAAATCCTGTCGCCATATTCTGCATCAAAACCTCCGGAATAGACATCTATATTTTTAATCATATCAATGTCGAAAACGCTGTACAGTCCGATAGAATGAAAGGGATTATAGATAGTCATGCCATCCAGAAGAACTTTGTTTTGAATAGGCGTACCGCCACGGATATAGATTTGCCCGCCACGATCTCCGCTGGTGATAACGCCCGGCAAAATCTGTATAAACTGAGCCAGATCGGGTGTACTTCCGATAGTGGGTAATTTGAGTATTTCAGAAGGGGTAATCTTAATTTTTGAAATCTGAACCTGTGTAACCGACTCTATCTTTTTGTCTGTTATCTCCACTTCTCCGAGTTTTATGGCAGAAGGTGTCAGATAAAGGTTTTTGGACACAACGGCATTTAATCCAATTGAAATTTCAGTTTTCAGGGTATCATAACCTAAATAGCTGCAAACAAGGGTATAATTTCCGGGTTTAATCTTTGAAATGCTATAAAAACCGTTTATATCGGTTGCCGAGCCATAGGTAGTCCCCAGTAAATAGACATTGGTGAATATAATGGGTTCTCCTGTATTTTTATCGTAAACAAATCCCCTGATTTCATTTTTCTGCGACAGAGAGGAGCTTATCCATGAAAAAAACAGGATGATGACTGTAAGTGAGTATCTGAAAATTTTCATTTTGTCTGAAAAAACAAGGTTTTAATTAGGGTTTCAAAGGTAGGACGGAGCGCTGAATAATACCGAATAAATTTTGCCGTTGTCTGTATGAATGAGTAATTATGACTTTTGTCTGTATAGCCATGTTACTACTTCGGCCAATGTTTTCAGAATCTGAAAAATGATAAGGACAGACATGTTGGCAAAAAATTCATTTCCTGAGAGGTAAGTTGTAAGAAAAACCATTACAGCCACCAGAATGGTAATATGTATGGGAAGTATCTGAAAGAAAAACCCGTAAACAAAACTTTCCTGTCTGGGCTCGACCTGAGTCTCTGTTTTTCTCGAAGAAATTATGTCGATAAAATAATAGACTGCAAAAACAATGATGCCTGTTGCAACTGGCATTAAGTGGTATGAAAATGTTTTTACGATTAAAGGCAGCACAATTCCAAGAAAAACAGCATATACGGCATGAAATACAATGATAAAGATGAATAAAAAGGCGACCAGGGTAGTTTTTCCTGCTGCTGTATTGGGATTAATATCAGCCTGATTGTCAACCTGAAAATGAGGTGTCCGGATAATTTTTACGCAGGATGAAATCCCGATTAAAATACTTTGTCCCCAGTAAATCCACAGGCTTGTCAGAAAAGACTCCCGGTACAGGATGATAAGAATTATAGTAAGTAAGTTACTGATAACCAGTCCGGAAAGTTCACTGTTAAGTAAACCGGAAATTGAATTTGTTTTCAAAGTTTTCTGTTTCATCATCCCGGTAAAACAAAATGCTGGCAAAAATATCAGGAACTACGTTGATTGTTGAACATTTTTAGTTTTAAAGCCTTTTCTGTCCATTTTTCCCCATTGCTTTTTCCCTCTGAAGTAGTCAATATTTCCTTTTATTGCCCAGAAAACCACCAGAGGATGATAGAAAAAGGGTTCAAGAAAAGCAGTGGCAAGTTGTTTGAGCAGTTCACCCTGTCCCGTGTATTTGTTAAACGAAATTTCGCTGAAAAATATTGACCAGATGGAGAATCCGACCGCGAAAGAATAGATGAAAAATAGCATAAGTAAGAAGAATGGCCATGAGGTCATGCCGAGGATACTCAGGACAGTGAAGTAAGTCAGTCCGAAAATTTCCATGATGGGAGCCAGCCATTCGAAGAAAAACCAGTAAGGATAGCTGAACATTCCCATCAGTTTATATTTTGGGTTGAAAAATAGCTTACTATGTTTAAAAAGTGTTTCGATAGTGCCACGTGTCCAGCGGTTGCGTTGTTTGCCAAGCACTTTTAAAGTTTCAGGAGCTTCGGTCCAGCAAAGCGGGTCAGGAATATATATCACAGAATATTTTTCGCCCTTGTCTTCAAGGTAACGTCTGACACGTACGATCAGTTCCATGTCTTCACCCACCGTTTCGGTGCTGTATCCACCGCATTCGACAATCACTTGTTTGTTGAACATGCCGATGGCACCTGAAATAAGCAGAAGACCGTTAAGTTTTCCCCATGCCATACGTCCGAGCAGAAAAGCACGGTTGTATTCAATGCTCTGAAAACGTGCAAGCCATTTTTCCGGAAAACGAACCTGAATGACCTGCCCTTTGTCAATAATGCATGAATTGGCAATATGAATCACGCTTCCCGTTGCAATGACTGTCTTATCTGTCTCTTCGAGGAAAGGTTTTACCAGTTTGCACAGGGTTTCATTATCGAGAATACTGTCCACATCAATGACGGTGAAAAGAGGTTTTGATGAAATATTAATGCCTGCATTCAGGGCATCTGCCTTTCCTCCGTTCTCTTTGTCAATGACTATCAGACTCTTTTGGGATAATTTTGACGATTTGTAAACCCCTCTGATGGGTTGTGTCGGAATGTGGTAGTCAAATGCCATGTTTACCTTTTCCAGCTTGAAATGGTTTATGACTTTTTCAAGGGTATCGTCTGTACTGCCGTCATTAATGATAATAACCTCAAAATCATGATAAAACAATGATAATAAGGCATTAATGTTTTCGATGATGGTCTTGCTTTCATTGTAAGCAGGGGCTATCACCGAAACCCCGGGGGCAAAAGGTGAACTGATGATGTTGTGATAATTGGTAAATGTAGATTTTTTGACATACTTTTTCAGGGCAAAATAGGAGATAATGGCCAGCAGCATATAACTGCTGATAATCATAAACCCGAAGGAGAAGAAGATAAAGTTGAAAATATGCTGCAATATTTCGAAAAATTCACGCATGCTTAAATCCTTTTGTCATTTAAATGATTTCTGATTTGTAAAACTTCTTCATCTTTCCGGGCAAATTTTTCGATGATGAAATTGCCTGTCGCTCCGTATGATTTCAATGCCTTCGCTGTTTTGAATTTCAAGGTGAAGGTATCGGCTTCTGACAGTATTTTTTCAAGAAAAGGGATATTGGCCGGACTGCTCATTTTTGCCATGGCGTCCAGTATTTCCAGTTTTAAGGTTTCATTGGTGGTTTGTTTGTATTTTTCAATCAGATAGGGGGAACATTCGTCATATTCGAAGGCAGACAGACATCTGATGGCATATTTCTGAACTTCTTCATCGGGGTGATTAATGATTTGTTCAACTTTTTCTATGGCACTGATTTGCTTGAAGATGGCAATCATTTGCAGACAGAAAATGACCACACTGTGATTGTCTGAATTCAACCATGTCGAAAATTCGGGAATCTTGATCGGGTGATGGGTGATCAGGTAATGAA from Sphingobacteriales bacterium includes:
- the rffA gene encoding dTDP-4-amino-4,6-dideoxygalactose transaminase, producing the protein MKIPFNRPYFTGEEKKFIGEAIMQGKISGNGLFTQKCQSLMEEKFGFHKCLLTTSCTDALEMTALLLNIREGDEVIVPSFTFVSTALAYAVRGARVVFADSLPTHPNIDPDSVRKRISSRTKAIVVMHYAGFPCQMNELTELAEEHNLMIIEDAAHSLGMTFNGIYLGNFGQMSAFSFHETKNIHCGEGGCLIVNSPDLVERAEILWEKGTNRVAFGRGEADSYEWKDLGSSFLPSEISAAFLYAQLLHFDEIQHARHSVRQKYISLLQPLAEKGNISLPETEPNAGFFYLLAGNREERDALLKYLNGQGIQSVFHYLPLHKSSFAVQTYGDSYLPAASRYADCIIRLPFFNELKDNEIEYCCEKISAFFS
- a CDS encoding DUF58 domain-containing protein; the encoded protein is MTPKPVKNGYFDIALMQHLGKLELIARYVVEGFITGLHKSPFHGFSVEFAEHRQYNPGESTRHIDWKLYGRTDKLFVKKYEEETNLRCQIVIDMSSSMFYPAPEYNKFTFSAYAAASLLYMLRNQRDATGLTLYSDKIDEHYPARSSYAHLQLLFNSLQNKVSGFELNRTTSTAEVLHQIAETIHKRSMVIIFSDMFENQTNEKDYFSGLQHLKFKKHEIILFHVTDKRKEIEFDFENRPFRFTDMETDQKVDLFPDEYREIYRKHIQELKNKLAVKCLQYQIDMIEADIHDGYFQVLQNFLIKRQKLY
- the trxA gene encoding thioredoxin, which codes for MALELTSANFENEVIKSEIPVLVDFWAEWCGPCRMISPIVDSLATELQGQLKVGKVNVDNENQIAGKYGIRNIPTLLVFKNGEVVDKIVGAVPKPMLMSKLQPYL
- the dnaE gene encoding DNA polymerase III subunit alpha, whose protein sequence is MMQFTHLHLHTQYSILDGAAFIPKLMKKAADDGMEAMAITDHGNMYGVVHFFKQAKQFNIKPVIGCEMYVAHHSHLRKDKNLKEDRSGYHLILLAKNLKGYHNLVKLSSIAFRDGFYYTPRIDKELLKKYGEGLIASTACLGGEIPKLIIKNNIREVERVIEEYLSIFGEDFYFELMRHGIEEQEIVNRELIRLGKKYNIKLIATNDVHFTNKEDFEAHRILVWLNTGKDQDDKDGMKYTGNEYFKTREEMLTLFEDIPEAIENTQEIVRKIESYDLKSSVILPVFPLPEGFSEEMEYLRYLTYEGAKRRYPDMSDEIKERLEYELNEIRKSGYMGYFLIVQDFINKAREMGVLVGPGRGSAAGSAVAYCLGITNIDPIRYQLLFERFLNPERISMPDIDVDFDDYGREKVIKYVVDKYGFDKVAQIVTFNSMASRSAIRDVARVLKLPLNESDRLAKLVPAKAEIKSLKDAYAASPELRKEREQGDPLVQRTLKFAEELEGSIRSTGTHACGVIIGRNPLEEHVPLSNAKDSELMVIQYEGEHAEFVGMLKMDFLGLKTLTIIKDTLNSIEKNLGLKIDIDAIPLDDEATMNVFRQGQTNGIFQFESEGMRNNLKNLKPNSIDDLIAMNALYRPGPMDQIPTYINRKHQIEKVAYPHESLEEVLKPTYGILVFQEQIMQCARIIAGFSLGNADILRKAMGKKDKNTMMKMKPEFIEGAARIHGIDAHKAEKLFELMETFANYGFNKSHAAAYSILAYQTAYFKAHYPAHFMAATLAHNMNTTDLLNQYISECNRMSIKVLGPDINESDAKFTVVADNIIRFGINAVKGVGEAAVESIVQERNENGPFRDIYDFASRINLRTVNRKTFESLALAGAFDSFGKIHRAQYFHTEDNDDTTFIDRLIRYGQKTKELKNVSQMTLFGEQEIVSIQKPLPPDCEPWPLTKVLVKEKEVTGFYISGHPLNEYQLEFQHFVNTNLVNLDENQALFKNKVFKIAGMVIEFTERYNKKGEPFGSFTIEDFSGSMRFILFQEKYLRYRHLIQPGTKIFLQGMVKQRKEQIALYYDISEIMLLSDVREKMLKKINIFVYLAALTPQLTQKITELFKQFPGKFQVVFVFNAMNGNNSLIKLELSPEKLRIDASNEFFSELEKIEHLTYTIN
- a CDS encoding TonB-dependent receptor plug domain-containing protein, producing the protein MKIFRYSLTVIILFFSWISSSLSQKNEIRGFVYDKNTGEPIIFTNVYLLGTTYGSATDINGFYSISKIKPGNYTLVCSYLGYDTLKTEISIGLNAVVSKNLYLTPSAIKLGEVEITDKKIESVTQVQISKIKITPSEILKLPTIGSTPDLAQFIQILPGVITSGDRGGQIYIRGGTPIQNKVLLDGMTIYNPFHSIGLYSVFDIDMIKNIDVYSGGFDAEYGDRISAIMDINTIDGNRTRISGKAGLSPFMARMILGGPIKKFRENEGNSNFLLTYRNSFLDKTAPYLYPYADSNGMPYSFNDLYGKITLNSADGSNLKIFGFNFNDKVNFKNLTVYDWNSFGAGTQFLLVPTGSFTIIDGHLSYSYYRINQTESDNKPRYSSIGGFEGGMKFSYYFGKDLLRFGFDLSGFQTELQYYNSAGRKIYDQNNTTNISGFIKYKKIYKNLIILPSFRLQYYASLQETSFEPRIGIKYNITETLRFKFAAGRYSQNFISSFSDRDVVNFFYGFLSAPDDIPNYFDGKKVTTRLQMATHTIAGAEIDLNESSSINIEGYYKNFDQLTNINRNKIFDNTPEYQHKPEYQRVDFIIENGEAYGIDFLYTYDKKPFYLWIVYGLSYVNRYDGIVTYTPHWDRRNNVQIFGNYILGDKNPFEISVRWNFGSGFPFTQTQGFYELLDFSGGINEDYTKTNGSLGILYAETNQGRLPSYHRLDISLKKTWKTENHSIEANVSVANVYNRHNIFYFDRITAKRVDQLPILPSAGLTWSF
- a CDS encoding glycosyltransferase; this encodes MREFFEILQHIFNFIFFSFGFMIISSYMLLAIISYFALKKYVKKSTFTNYHNIISSPFAPGVSVIAPAYNESKTIIENINALLSLFYHDFEVIIINDGSTDDTLEKVINHFKLEKVNMAFDYHIPTQPIRGVYKSSKLSQKSLIVIDKENGGKADALNAGINISSKPLFTVIDVDSILDNETLCKLVKPFLEETDKTVIATGSVIHIANSCIIDKGQVIQVRFPEKWLARFQSIEYNRAFLLGRMAWGKLNGLLLISGAIGMFNKQVIVECGGYSTETVGEDMELIVRVRRYLEDKGEKYSVIYIPDPLCWTEAPETLKVLGKQRNRWTRGTIETLFKHSKLFFNPKYKLMGMFSYPYWFFFEWLAPIMEIFGLTYFTVLSILGMTSWPFFLLMLFFIYSFAVGFSIWSIFFSEISFNKYTGQGELLKQLATAFLEPFFYHPLVVFWAIKGNIDYFRGKKQWGKMDRKGFKTKNVQQST
- a CDS encoding HEAT repeat domain-containing protein gives rise to the protein HYLITHHPIKIPEFSTWLNSDNHSVVIFCLQMIAIFKQISAIEKVEQIINHPDEEVQKYAIRCLSAFEYDECSPYLIEKYKQTTNETLKLEILDAMAKMSSPANIPFLEKILSEADTFTLKFKTAKALKSYGATGNFIIEKFARKDEEVLQIRNHLNDKRI